TGGTGCAGCGGTGGGTGGTTCGCGGCCTGACCTTTGGCGCCGTCAAGGGCTAGACGAATCAGAAAGCGAGTGAGATGGCAACCATCGTTCTGAAGGATCTTGTCAAAAAGTACGGTGACGTCGAGGCTGTCAAGGGCATCAACCTGGAGATCCGCCACAAAGAGTTCTTTTGCTTCCTGGGCCCTTCGGGCTGCGGAAAGACGTCGACCCTGCGCGTGATCGCCGGGCTCGAGGATATTACCGCCGGTGAAGTGTGGATAGGTGACAGGAAGGTCAACGGACTGGCACCCGCTGACCGCGACGTCTCGATGGCTTTTGAGACCTATGCTCTCTATCCGCCTTTGACGGTTCGCGAAAACCTGGCCTTCCCATTGGCGGCTCGCGGCGCCACTAAAGAGGCAATCGCGAACAAGGTCGCCGAGGTCGCGCGTATCCTGGACCTCAGCGATGTGCTGGATAAGAAGCCGGACCAGATCAGCGGCGGGCATCAGCAGCGGGTGTCGCTGGGCCGCTGCATCATCCGTTCGCCCAACGCGTTTCTGTTCGACGAGCCGCTCTCGCACGTGGACTCGAAGGCGCGCCGCCAGATGCGCGGCGAAATCCGGCGCATTCAGCTCTCGCTGGGCATTACCTCGCTCTATGTGACCCATGACCAGTCGGAAGCACTGGCCCTGGCCGACCGGGTGATGATCATGAACGCGGGCGAGATCCAGCAAGTCGGCACACCGGACGAGGTCTACGACCGTCCGGCCAACCTGTTCGTGGCCGACTTTGTTGGCGAGCCGCCATTCAACCTTCTGGATTGCCGGCTGGTGAAGGAAGATGGTGTGAGCCGGTTCCGCCTGGACAAGGGCGGGTTCAGCCTTCGCGTACCCGATCGGTTGCTGCCTCTCCTTGCCGACCACGGCGATCAAGTGCTCAAGCTCGGCATCCGACCGATGTACATCGTTCCGCGGCTCACTCAGCCCGAAGAGCGGACCGTAGCGGGCAAGGTGTATGTGTTTGAGAATCTGGGCGAAGAAGGCGTGCTCACCGTGGACGTCGCCGGCGACCTGGTGCGTGTCACCACCACTCCTGACTTTCGGGGCAAGTCCGGCGACCCGGTGTGGCTCGACATGGACACGAGCCGGGTGCACGTGTTTGATCCCGTTACCACGCGCAATATCACCCTGGACTGACCAGGAGAGGGGAATCGAACGATGGGTGAAGTAGTGCTGGAGAACGTCTGGAAGCGCTACGGCAAGACCGAAGCGGTGAAAGGACTCTCTCTGGAGGTCAAGGAAGAAGAGTGCAT
This window of the Chloroflexi bacterium ADurb.Bin180 genome carries:
- the sugC_2 gene encoding Trehalose import ATP-binding protein SugC — protein: MATIVLKDLVKKYGDVEAVKGINLEIRHKEFFCFLGPSGCGKTSTLRVIAGLEDITAGEVWIGDRKVNGLAPADRDVSMAFETYALYPPLTVRENLAFPLAARGATKEAIANKVAEVARILDLSDVLDKKPDQISGGHQQRVSLGRCIIRSPNAFLFDEPLSHVDSKARRQMRGEIRRIQLSLGITSLYVTHDQSEALALADRVMIMNAGEIQQVGTPDEVYDRPANLFVADFVGEPPFNLLDCRLVKEDGVSRFRLDKGGFSLRVPDRLLPLLADHGDQVLKLGIRPMYIVPRLTQPEERTVAGKVYVFENLGEEGVLTVDVAGDLVRVTTTPDFRGKSGDPVWLDMDTSRVHVFDPVTTRNITLD